In a single window of the Halobacteriovorax sp. DA5 genome:
- a CDS encoding MarR family winged helix-turn-helix transcriptional regulator → MNDEVLLIDNQICFSLYRLSKLITSQYRPYLDEINLTYPQYLVMLALWETDKVNMSQLGEKLSLDNGTLTPLIKRLIEKGLVEKKRCIEDERIVYITTTTSGKKLKKKAKSIPQKLLCSNNVDLKEIQKLKAEADKIYNQWSTHEK, encoded by the coding sequence ATGAATGATGAAGTTCTATTAATCGACAATCAGATTTGTTTCAGCCTCTATCGACTAAGTAAACTCATTACTAGTCAATATAGGCCATATCTCGATGAGATAAACCTCACCTATCCACAGTACCTTGTCATGCTTGCCTTATGGGAAACTGACAAAGTGAATATGTCTCAGCTTGGAGAAAAGCTTTCTCTTGATAACGGGACTCTAACTCCCCTGATTAAGCGCCTCATTGAAAAGGGCCTAGTTGAGAAAAAGAGATGTATTGAAGATGAAAGGATTGTCTATATCACAACAACGACAAGTGGAAAGAAACTAAAGAAAAAAGCAAAATCAATTCCGCAAAAGCTTCTTTGTTCAAATAATGTTGATCTAAAAGAAATACAGAAGCTAAAGGCTGAAGCAGATAAAATATATAACCAGTGGAGTACACATGAAAAATGA
- a CDS encoding NAD(P)H-dependent oxidoreductase: MKNEEIIKALNWRYATKVFDKTKKITDEDLHVLNESLRLAASSFGLQPWKFILVNDEATRQKLREHSWGQSQVTDASHYVVLAYLTELDEEYVEKFVQSIAEQRNVERESLQGYFDVMKAALIDGPRSKTIPEWSQRQTYIAMGQLLMTAAIQGIDTCAIEGIVPEEYDKILGLEGTKYKTLGTVALGYRSDEDKYKDLEKVRFSFDEVFKVI, encoded by the coding sequence ATGAAAAATGAAGAAATTATAAAAGCACTTAATTGGCGTTATGCCACAAAAGTTTTTGATAAAACAAAAAAAATTACAGATGAGGACTTACACGTTTTAAATGAATCTTTAAGACTTGCGGCCAGTTCATTTGGACTACAACCTTGGAAGTTCATTTTAGTAAATGATGAGGCTACACGCCAAAAGCTTAGAGAGCACTCTTGGGGCCAATCTCAAGTAACTGATGCCTCTCACTACGTTGTTCTTGCTTACCTTACAGAGCTAGATGAAGAATATGTTGAAAAGTTTGTGCAATCAATTGCTGAGCAAAGAAATGTAGAACGTGAAAGTCTACAAGGATATTTTGATGTTATGAAGGCGGCATTAATTGATGGGCCACGTTCAAAAACGATTCCAGAGTGGTCACAACGCCAAACATATATTGCTATGGGACAGCTTCTAATGACAGCGGCCATTCAAGGTATTGATACATGTGCAATCGAAGGGATCGTTCCAGAAGAATACGATAAGATCTTAGGGCTTGAAGGGACAAAGTATAAAACTCTTGGAACAGTAGCGCTTGGTTATAGATCAGATGAAGACAAGTACAAGGATCTTGAAAAAGTACGTTTCTCTTTTGATGAAGTATTCAAAGTAATCTAA